A genomic region of Dactylococcopsis salina PCC 8305 contains the following coding sequences:
- a CDS encoding sulfurtransferase: MKSVFSVNELFNRLDDPNLVVIDCRFQLADPSWGKKQYETRHIPGAFYLDLNQDLSSPVQKHGGRHPLPDSDSLGQKLAKMGINRGETQVIAYDDSRCAFAARLWWLLRYYGHDRVAVLDGGWNAWEKAGYPVSAQIPPSKTGHFSPQLRTDWVVDRTEVKARQQDPNTVIIDSRDPDRYRGEREPIDPVAGHIAGAINLPWKSVTDEQGNIYPPSQQQKRWLNSDLPLGETQEKIVYCGSGVTACVNLFSLHLASLPLGKLYAGSWSDWCSYS, from the coding sequence ATGAAATCAGTTTTTTCAGTTAACGAATTATTCAACCGTCTCGATGATCCGAATCTAGTTGTGATTGACTGTCGCTTTCAACTAGCTGATCCCAGTTGGGGAAAAAAGCAGTATGAAACCCGCCATATTCCAGGTGCTTTTTACCTAGATTTAAATCAAGATTTATCCTCACCCGTGCAAAAACACGGGGGGCGACATCCTCTCCCTGATTCTGATAGTTTAGGACAAAAATTGGCGAAAATGGGAATTAATCGCGGAGAAACGCAAGTAATCGCTTATGATGACTCTCGCTGTGCGTTTGCGGCGCGGTTGTGGTGGTTATTGCGATATTATGGTCACGATCGGGTTGCGGTGTTAGACGGCGGTTGGAATGCCTGGGAAAAAGCTGGTTATCCCGTTAGCGCCCAGATTCCCCCCTCGAAAACAGGTCATTTTTCGCCTCAACTGCGAACGGATTGGGTAGTCGATCGAACAGAGGTCAAAGCTCGTCAACAAGACCCAAACACGGTTATTATTGACTCTAGAGACCCCGATCGCTATCGTGGAGAAAGAGAACCGATCGATCCAGTGGCGGGACATATTGCGGGGGCGATCAATCTTCCCTGGAAAAGCGTCACCGATGAACAAGGAAACATTTATCCGCCTTCCCAACAACAGAAACGCTGGTTAAACAGTGACTTACCTCTTGGAGAAACACAGGAAAAAATCGTTTATTGTGGTTCTGGTGTTACCGCTTGTGTCAACTTATTCTCCTTACATTTAGCCTCATTGCCTCTAGGGAAATTATATGCTGGAAGCTGGAGTGATTGGTGTTCCTATTCCTGA